The following are from one region of the Nocardioides marmotae genome:
- the ahcY gene encoding adenosylhomocysteinase, producing MDHKVADLSLADYGRTEIELAEHEMPGLMAMRERYAAEQPLAGARIAGSLHMTIQTAVLIETLTALGAEVRWASCNIFSTQDHAAAAIAVGPNGTPEDPQGVPVFAWKGESLEEYWWCTQQILQWPDGPDGEKRFANMILDDGGDATLLVHLGVEAEKKGEAPDPATAASTEQRIIFEVLNRSLAESSDRWTQVAAEIKGVTEETTTGVLRLYDMMREGSLLFPAINVNDSVTKSKFDNKYGCRHSLIDGINRATDVLIGGKVAVVCGYGDVGKGCAESLRGQGARVIVTEIDPICALQAAMDGYQVTTLDDVVETADIIITATGNKDVVTIDQMRRMKQNAILGNIGHFDNEIDMAGLETYPGVVRKNVKPQVDVWTFPEGEGNAIIVLSEGRLMNLGNATGHPSFVMSNSFTNQVLAQIELYTKPQEYPVGVYVLPKHLDEEVARLHLGSLGVKLTILSDSQASYLGVDAAGPYKSDQYRY from the coding sequence ATGGACCACAAGGTCGCCGACCTTAGCCTCGCCGATTACGGCCGCACCGAGATCGAGCTCGCCGAGCACGAGATGCCTGGCCTGATGGCCATGCGTGAGCGGTACGCCGCGGAGCAGCCCCTCGCGGGTGCGCGCATCGCCGGCTCGCTGCACATGACCATCCAGACCGCGGTGCTCATCGAGACCCTCACCGCGCTCGGGGCCGAGGTCCGCTGGGCCTCCTGCAACATCTTCTCCACCCAGGACCACGCCGCGGCGGCGATCGCGGTGGGCCCGAACGGCACGCCGGAGGACCCCCAGGGCGTCCCGGTCTTCGCCTGGAAGGGCGAGAGCCTGGAGGAGTACTGGTGGTGCACCCAGCAGATCCTGCAGTGGCCCGACGGCCCCGACGGCGAGAAGCGCTTCGCCAACATGATCCTCGACGACGGTGGCGACGCCACCCTCCTCGTCCACCTCGGTGTCGAGGCGGAGAAGAAGGGCGAGGCGCCCGACCCGGCGACCGCCGCCAGCACCGAGCAGCGGATCATCTTCGAGGTCCTCAACCGCTCGCTGGCCGAGAGCTCGGACCGCTGGACCCAGGTCGCGGCCGAGATCAAGGGCGTCACCGAGGAGACCACCACCGGTGTGCTCCGCCTCTACGACATGATGCGCGAGGGGTCGCTGCTCTTCCCGGCGATCAACGTCAACGACTCGGTCACCAAGTCGAAGTTCGACAACAAGTACGGCTGCCGCCACTCCCTCATCGACGGCATCAACCGCGCCACCGACGTCCTCATCGGCGGCAAGGTCGCGGTCGTCTGCGGCTACGGCGACGTCGGCAAGGGCTGCGCGGAGTCGCTGCGCGGCCAGGGCGCCCGCGTCATCGTCACCGAGATCGACCCGATCTGCGCGCTCCAGGCGGCCATGGACGGCTACCAGGTCACCACGCTGGACGACGTCGTCGAGACCGCCGACATCATCATCACCGCGACGGGCAACAAGGACGTCGTCACGATCGACCAGATGCGCCGGATGAAGCAGAACGCCATCCTCGGCAACATCGGCCACTTCGACAACGAGATCGACATGGCCGGCCTGGAGACCTACCCCGGCGTCGTGCGCAAGAACGTCAAGCCGCAGGTCGACGTGTGGACCTTCCCCGAGGGCGAGGGCAACGCGATCATCGTGCTGTCCGAGGGCCGGCTGATGAACCTCGGCAACGCGACCGGCCACCCGTCGTTCGTGATGTCGAACTCCTTCACCAACCAGGTGCTCGCCCAGATCGAGCTCTACACCAAGCCCCAGGAGTACCCGGTCGGCGTCTACGTGCTGCCCAAGCACCTCGACGAGGAGGTGGCGCGCCTGCACCTCGGCTCGCTCGGGGTCAAGCTGACCATCCTCTCGGACTCCCAGGCCTCCTACCTCGGTGTCGACGCCGCGGGCCCCTACAAGTCCGACCAGTACCGCTACTGA
- a CDS encoding DUF808 domain-containing protein: MSAGLFGLLDDVAALARLAAASIDDVGAAAGRATTKAAGVVIDDTAVTPQYVHGVTADRELPMIKKIAIGSIRNKLLIILPVALLLSQFAEFLLTPILMLGGAYLCFEGAEKIWGKIRGHDGHAAPVAGTGAEAEKTMVGGAIRTDLILSAEIMVISLNEVADEGFWTRAVILVVVAIAITLVVYGVVAVIVKMDDIGLSLAQRSSALAQKVGRGLVAGMPKLLTVISVVGTVAMLWVGGHIELVGLDELGWHAPYELVHHLEVGVHDATGALGGVLGWIVNTACSAVFGLVLGAIIVAVVHVLPFGKKDDPAAAH; the protein is encoded by the coding sequence GTGAGCGCAGGACTCTTCGGGCTGCTCGACGACGTGGCCGCGCTGGCCCGCCTCGCCGCGGCCTCGATCGACGACGTCGGCGCGGCCGCCGGCCGGGCGACGACCAAGGCGGCGGGCGTCGTCATCGACGACACCGCGGTGACCCCGCAGTACGTCCACGGCGTCACCGCGGACCGCGAGCTGCCGATGATCAAGAAGATCGCGATCGGCTCGATCCGCAACAAGCTGCTCATCATCCTGCCGGTGGCGCTGCTCCTCAGCCAGTTCGCCGAGTTCCTGCTGACCCCGATCCTGATGCTCGGCGGCGCCTACCTGTGCTTCGAGGGCGCGGAGAAGATCTGGGGCAAGATCCGGGGGCACGACGGCCACGCCGCCCCGGTCGCGGGGACCGGTGCCGAGGCGGAGAAGACCATGGTCGGCGGGGCGATCCGCACCGACCTGATCCTCTCGGCCGAGATCATGGTCATCTCCCTCAACGAGGTCGCCGACGAGGGCTTCTGGACCCGCGCGGTCATCCTGGTCGTCGTCGCGATCGCCATCACCCTGGTGGTCTACGGCGTCGTCGCGGTGATCGTGAAGATGGACGACATCGGCCTGAGCCTGGCCCAGCGCTCCTCGGCGCTGGCGCAGAAGGTCGGCCGCGGGCTGGTCGCCGGCATGCCCAAGCTGCTCACGGTCATCTCCGTGGTCGGCACGGTCGCCATGCTGTGGGTCGGCGGCCACATCGAGCTGGTCGGCCTCGACGAGCTCGGCTGGCACGCGCCGTACGAGCTGGTGCACCACCTCGAGGTGGGCGTCCACGACGCGACCGGCGCCCTGGGCGGCGTGCTCGGGTGGATCGTCAACACCGCCTGCTCGGCCGTCTTCGGCCTCGTGCTCGGCGCGATCATCGTCGCCGTCGTCCACGTCCTGCCGTTCGGCAAGAAGGACGACCCGGCCGCCGCCCACTGA
- a CDS encoding acyltransferase family protein: MRRDPWFDNAKMGLVTLVVLGHAWVLLPSTTFVGHGYDFLYAWHVPAFVFVTGYLSRSFTYERRRMWQLVRTVAVPYVVFEAAIAAFRILVGNEQLEDLWRDPHWPMWYLAALFFWRLLTPVFTPLWGGVAIAVAVATSLVAGLYAGDTLDVARVLGLLPFFVMGLKATPENLERLRARWVQVCAVGVFVAIWLVTARLDDWAATEWLYYRARYDELDVSDTQAFLTRAGLLVIGTLGAWAFLALVPRVGGWFTRMGAATLVVYLFHGFFVKGADYAGFPDWAEGHYGLSILLTTVAALGLSLLLAWQPVASRLQHLVDPVGYAERRVDHAHELRDAALETDVLAEAVQDAAEAAAVSTAGSTAAPASRG; encoded by the coding sequence GTGCGCAGGGATCCGTGGTTCGACAACGCCAAGATGGGGCTGGTCACGCTCGTCGTGCTCGGCCACGCCTGGGTGCTGCTGCCGAGCACCACGTTCGTGGGGCACGGCTACGACTTCCTCTACGCCTGGCACGTCCCGGCGTTCGTCTTCGTCACCGGCTACCTCTCGCGGTCCTTCACCTACGAGCGCCGGCGGATGTGGCAGCTGGTCCGCACGGTCGCGGTGCCGTACGTCGTCTTCGAGGCCGCCATCGCTGCGTTCCGCATCCTCGTGGGGAACGAGCAGCTCGAGGACCTGTGGCGCGACCCGCACTGGCCGATGTGGTACCTCGCCGCGCTCTTCTTCTGGCGGCTGCTGACGCCGGTCTTCACGCCGCTGTGGGGCGGCGTGGCCATCGCGGTGGCGGTCGCCACCAGCCTGGTCGCGGGCCTCTACGCCGGCGACACCCTCGACGTGGCGCGCGTGCTGGGCCTGCTGCCGTTCTTCGTGATGGGCCTCAAGGCCACCCCGGAGAACCTCGAGCGGCTGCGCGCCCGGTGGGTGCAGGTGTGCGCCGTGGGGGTCTTCGTCGCGATCTGGCTGGTCACCGCGCGCCTGGACGACTGGGCGGCGACCGAGTGGCTCTACTACCGCGCCCGCTACGACGAGCTCGACGTCAGCGACACCCAGGCGTTCCTCACCCGGGCCGGCCTGCTGGTGATCGGCACGCTCGGCGCGTGGGCCTTCCTCGCGCTCGTGCCGCGGGTGGGCGGCTGGTTCACCCGGATGGGCGCCGCGACGCTGGTCGTCTACCTCTTCCACGGCTTCTTCGTGAAGGGCGCCGACTACGCCGGGTTCCCCGACTGGGCCGAGGGCCACTACGGCCTGTCCATCCTGCTGACCACGGTCGCCGCCCTCGGGCTCAGCCTGCTGCTCGCCTGGCAGCCGGTCGCCTCGCGGCTCCAGCACCTCGTCGACCCCGTCGGGTACGCCGAGCGGCGGGTCGACCACGCCCACGAGCTGCGCGACGCGGCCCTGGAGACCGACGTGCTCGCCGAGGCCGTCCAGGACGCCGCCGAGGCGGCCGCAGTCAGCACGGCGGGCAGCACCGCGGCCCCGGCCTCCCGCGGCTAG